The window GATCGTGATGCCGCGCTGCTGCGGAATAGACCAACAGCTTCTCGCCATGCTTCGCAGGCTTCTTGGCTGAGCGTCAAGCGGTTCGGATTACGTTTTGCGCATTTCCAGCGCCATGCGGATGAGATCCGCGGTTCGCTCGACCGCAAGTTTGCCCTTCATCAAGCTGCAGGCGTTCGCCACCGTTTTGTAGGCGACGCCGAGTGTGGAGGCGATTGCTGTCAGGCTTTTTCCTTCGCCGAGGAGCCGCAAGATTTCGATCTCTCGCATTGTGAGACGTTCGAGAAGGTCGCCGTCGCCGGAGAACTGCTTCAACGCGAGGTCTGTTGCGATCTCTCGTTCGACGTAACGCTTTCCTTCTGCAACGCGCAGCACAGCCGTGACGAGTTCTTCCGCAGACGCGCCTTTGGAGATGTATCCTCGCGCGCCCGCCTGTACGGCCCGTGCCGCGTAAATCGCCTCAGCGTGCATACTGAGCATCAGAACTTTTGCGTTCGGGCTTTCAATCTGAAACCGTTTCAAG is drawn from Hyphomicrobium methylovorum and contains these coding sequences:
- a CDS encoding response regulator, coding for MKLLLVDDHVLVRQGVRRLLSAIPNAEIYEAATSHEALAVFRQQSPDVVILDISLAGASGLELLKRFQIESPNAKVLMLSMHAEAIYAARAVQAGARGYISKGASAEELVTAVLRVAEGKRYVEREIATDLALKQFSGDGDLLERLTMREIEILRLLGEGKSLTAIASTLGVAYKTVANACSLMKGKLAVERTADLIRMALEMRKT